The genome window CACTTTTTTTTAATACCTGTTTGTGTTTtgctgtgtgtggtgttttgctgTGAGTGACTGGGGTGCTGGGCCGAATTCTGGGCTTCAGGCCGATGATAGGGAAGGAGCCAGAATGGCTTCCGTTTTGCCAGGCGGGGAGGGCGGGACTGAAGTCCAGACGCTTGGCCGAACCGGTGCGTTCTCACGTTACAGGTAACTTCTTTAGAGAAACGCCTCCAGGTTAAGGACTGACTAGCCGGCCCCTCAGGCCTGGCTAATCGAGCTCTGAGTGGGCCGCGGCTGCGTACACTGGTTTGGACTGAGACAAATACTTGGGGGGGTGGCTTCCGGTGCTCCTGAGCTAATAGCGGGCGTTGGCCTGGCGGCGCCTGCGCACACGGCACTTCCGGCGTGGTCGGGCTCGGCAATCGAACGCTCGGCTGTTCgtgcctgcatgcatgctgcTTCCGGTGGGCCAGAGAGCCGTGGGAACCGCCGAGCGTGGCGTCAGCCGTGGTCTCCAGCCATGGCCTCTCTGCAAGCCAAGGATACCTATCTGCAGAACTTGGCCAAGAAGATCTGCGCACAGCCTGGCCCCGAGCGGCGGAGGAGCGAGTGGGGTAAGGCAGCCCACCCGAGCAGCCTTTGGGAGTGGATGCCGTCGCACGGGGCCGCTGTCCTAGCTTGGATCCGGACCCTCCACGCGTGATCCAAGAGTGAGCCGGTAGTCGCTGGGACAGCTACCGCTCCTGAGGGCGCTGGGCCCTGATGGAGGGGAAGGTGGTTAGGGAACTACCAGACTCGAACGGAACGAAAAACGTGCTCGCTAGTAAAGTATGAAGAGGTCGTCGACTTTTCTCACCGGCTGGTGGTGTCTTTCAGTTCTTGTCCGTGTGTGTTTCATGCGTTGAGAGCACGTACACTCCATTCTTGGACGTTTAGTTTAAAATGCTAACATTTCCTCATCGTTAGAAGTAAAAGTAAATCTTTCATCGTAAAGAGTTCATTGCCGCTGGGCCTGGTTCGTGGGGAGGCTGAGGCTTTGGAGGGTAAAGGCCCGCAGGCCTGTCTGGGCTGTATACATTGATAAGTTCACCTTTGCGTGGGCAACTTCAGGAAACCCTCCCAGAAAGTaaaaagaactggagagatggctcagcggttaagagcacttgttacttttGTATAAAACCCatattcggttcccagcatcaatgtggcagcttacaacagttccttaactccagttccaggggatcttatacGCTCTTCTGTCCTCCAACGGCAACAGACACGGTtatgatacacagacagacatacttACAACACTCGTAAAATGAGTGAATGAGTCTTTTGGGGCGGGGGCAGTGGCAGTCATGgtccacatgcctttaataccaatgCTTGGCAAGCAGAAGCAAGGCAGATCACCGTGAATTCCAGAAATTCACAGCCCTCACCTTATTCTGGAGCCCATTTTGAATGACCGTGGCCTGTGAACACGGATTTTGGTTGCCCCAAATTCCACTTTCCAACACAAAATGTTCTTGAAGCAGTTTCTTtaagttttacagaacaaagaaaaccaaggcaagtttaaaatacattgttgcGTACATCAGGTAGTTATAGCAAGATGTGGGAAAGTTTTCTAGGCCCAGAtgttgatgacttttttttttttttttttttttttttgagacagggtttctctgtgtagctttgtcctggagctctgtaggccaggctgtccttgactcagagatccgcctgcctctgcctccatctccagaagtgctgggattaaaggcgtgtactgctaagttaatagattcaAAAAGGtttttatctattagtcacaGATATAGAGGTGGGCAAGAAATGGATTATTCATGGGACTAAAGCTAACTTGAGATAAGGTAATTgtcctctggacctgcaacattctgGCCTTTCTACACCACTGCAATTTTAATGAGCCCATCAGTCTTGCAGACACAGCGATGACAGGCCAAAGTATGAATACTACggtatcaccaaagcccaccccagtatgGGTGATGGCTCTCAAAAGCTAGAAACCTGGAGTGCACTGCACTACTTgtaggcagctcagcaggttggagagtgtctaTTCCATGTGGTCTGGCTTGACTCAGAGTCACTTGGCCTTCCTCTTGTATATGCTTGGGGCAGAAGGGGTTAGTGAAGCTGGTCAGTTCCAGGGCTTCCTGAAGCCCTGGTGTTTAGTTCCTGAGCTGAAGGAGCTTCCCCCCAAGATGGAAGGTTTTATCCAGGAGGAAACTGCTATACATGAGCCAAGTGTTCAGTTTGGGGTAGTCAGGAGAAAGTGTCGTACGTAGCAGGACCATCATTTGTTCCTGGAAGTGGGTGTTTATAATTAGATAATGTGGTAATGACCAACCTGAAACCTGGCTTTGTGGTCTATTCCTCATACACCTATTTGCTGGGTCAGGTGTGTGAGTGTAGTTTAGATTTCTTAAGAAATtgttagttatttttgttttctgagacaaggtgtcgctgtgtagcccagcctggcctcacacTCTCAGCCGTCTTAGTGCCTTAGCTTCCAaatgcagggattacagatgtgtggtcGCCTGCTGCCCAGGCAGTTGGTGGCACTAAGCTCTGGACGGGTGGCACTGGCTTAGCCACCTGGTCCTTTGCATCACTGGGATCGGTGCCTTTGCAGGATCTTTGTTGTTCTGGTCAGAGAGAAGGGATTCAGCTTGTTTTGCATTTCAGCTGTCAGAACAAAACGCTTGGAAGCTGCCgggcccccaaaaaagaaaaggaagaaaacacaaaagaaatctcAGGAGCAGGGAcagaaagccacagaacacaagACTAAGCCCGTAGGGCAGACGgctcccacctcctctagggctAAGAAACCAACAGTCTCCAAACAAGAGAAGAACTCCAGCGCCCCGGAGTCTCCTGAAGGTGAGGGGCTCCAAAGCATGCGTGGTCAGAGCTGGGATGGGACCTGGAGGCAAATGTCCCCACTGCTCAAGGGTACCAACAGGTTTATGGTAATGATGTGAGACTTTTCAGTGAGGGAGACCATAGGAGCAGAATAGAAGACAGTGCATGATGGTCCAGTGCCACATGACAGCCAGATGACAAGGTGATAACAAACACTGTTTTTCTAATGTCATAGTGACCAGCCTCCTGATGCATTTGTTATCTGTCCTAAAGGAGCTGGGTTGGAACTTAATGGTGGCCTGTAACCCCACGAGTGGcactggggaaggagggagggaggaatggtgGTGGGGAGCCCCTCTTCCAGCCTAGTCTCCTTCCCCGCAGAGAGCCAAGTCACAGCACCCGATTCTGTCTTTGCACTGGATTTCCTGCGACAGCGGCTGCATGAGAAGATCCAGCTGGCCCGGGGCCAGGTAAATGGGGTGTCTTCCTGAGCACCTGCAGCAGACTCGTAGAGTTTTCCCTCCCCATTTCTGTGCCAGCGTGGGGTGTGGAGCGGTGTAGTTcgatttttattttactctttctctttggggcccaccactcagtttccaattaaatattcagagacttattcttactttggaatgcctggccttaacttggcttgtttctagccagcttttttaacttaaattatcccatctaccttttgcctctgggcttttacctttctctgttctatataTATATCTCTTCTTACTCTGGTtgtatggctgggtggctggcccctggtgttctCCTCTTTTtgctccccctcttctcttcctgtttattCTATCTGCATGCCAGACCTGCAtgttcctctctcctgccttgctattggccattcaactccttattagaccaatcaggtgttttagacaggcaaagaaacacagctttacagagttaaacaaatgcaacataaaagaatgcaacacatctttgtatcattaaactgatattccacaacagggcaCCTCTTGGTTGAGGTAGCAGGTATAGTTCCTTTCTTGGAGTACCTCAGTCCCCAGAGTCATCTGCCTCCTCAAGGCTCTGTCCCTCAGAGGAGCATGACCTCCTTCCTTTGGGGAACTGCCTCCACTGATGCCACATGGATAGAGTATAGCCTGAATTGTCCCTCTAAAGGTCAGTGTCCACAAGTGAGGTGACCTGACTTAGTGCTACATGGTGCTGGCTACCGTGCTTTGTCgcacctccccaccctcccgCACCCCGATTTCTAAGGTTCTGTTCTTGAGTTTTAACTTCTCACTCTCCCAATGTATGCTACTGACTCCAGGTTCCTAAGGGGATCAAGGCTCAAGGCCCCTATCCTGCAGCACAGGCCTGAGTTGGTCACATACACAGTGCTCTCTCTGGCTACCGCAGGAAGGGGTACAAAGAGCACTCAGCCTGTCTGTCGTGAGCAGAATTTACAGTGGTTAGGACTGGCACTCTATCCTAGAAACCCAACCTAAGTTCTGAATTCTAGGACAGTGGATGACCACACGCAAGATGAGGTGCTCTGGTATGCTGAGGGGGCCTGGGAACTGGACCCATGATCCTTTCTAGGGGTTCCTCATCACACTGGTGCTATTCACACCTGGGTAACAGGTTATATGCTGGTGAAATATGGACGCCATGGACTTGTGGCCTGCGTGAGGATTTCCTCTCATCTCAGCCATGTGCCAGACAGAGGGCTTCGAGATTGAAAAAACCCTAATGAGTGAACCCCCACCTTTTCTCTTTACCCTCAGGGCAGCACCAAGGAGCTGTCTGCTGCCACTCTAGAGAAAAGACAGCggaggaagcaggagagggaACGGAAGAAGAGGAAGCGGAAAGAGCTTCGAGCAAAGGAGAAGGCTGCAAAGGCTGAGAAAAAGGAGGAGCCAGCCGAGGCCCCCCCAGAAGTGGCCTGCAAGGAGCCGCAGGAGTCGGGCCTGATCTTTAATAAGGTGGGCGTTGTCTGGGCTGGGTGCCTTTGGGCCAACTTTGCACCTTGCTGATGGTGCAGGTGCATGCTGGTGACTCCTCTCTAAGGGAACAGAAGTCATTGGTCTGTGCCGCTGGTGAGATCGGTGTGCCATCTCATTGATGTGCTTTACCTGTAGGTGGAAGTGACTGAAGACGAGCCGGCCAGCAAAGCCCAGCGGAAGAAGGAGAAGCGGCAGAAGGTGAAAGGGAACCTGACGCCGCTGACAGGCAGGAACTACAGGCAGCTGCTGGAGCGTCTGCAGGCGCGGCAGGACCGGCTGGAGGAGCTGCGAGACCAGGACGCAGGCAAGGCCCGGGAGCTGGAGGCCAAGATGAAGTGGACGAACTTGCTGTACAAGGCGGAGGGTGTGAAGATCCGTGACAACGAGCAGCTGCTGCAGGAAGCCCTGAAGCGCAAGGAGAAGCGCAAGGCGCAGCGCCAGCGCCGGTGGGAGAAGCGCTCGGAGCACGTGGTGGAGAAGATGCAGCAGCGGCAGGACCGGCGACGCCAGAACCTGCGCAAGAAGAAGGCCGCGCGGGCCGAGCAGCGGCTGCAGAAGGCCCGCAAGAAGGGCCGGGTGCTGCCCCAGGACCTGGAGCGTGCGGGCCTCTCCTGAGCGCCTTGCCCCTGCCGGCTTCCTCCCTGGGCACCTAGGTGACAGACTGTGGGTCTCCTGCATGAGATCTACACATTCTTGCACCACACAGCCATATCGAGGGCTCCAGTTGTGTGCCAACAGGATGTTTTGGCATCATCCTTAAGTAGCACAGTGCCCTCCAGATCCTGGGAGGGATAAAGGGGATCTATGCACaagttttgtgagtgtgtgtgtgtgtgtgtacatgtttctgAAGGCTCCAGAATCAGGGGAGTAGAGATTGGGGTGAGGCACCCTACTGACCTCTTCCTACCCACCTGTATTTCCAGTGGCCATGAGAACAAAAAGCCTTGACTTCTGCTTCTGTGTTCACAAGCTCCTGGCAATGTAAGAACCCACAGGATTCTTGGGAGAATCAGATCCGGTCAGGCATGTCTCTGGACCAGAGCTCCAGCGCTACAAAACTGAGTCCCAGGTCCACAGGATGTGCCTTGGGTCACATGGCCGCCTGTGGGCCAGCTGGTGGCAGAGGCTTGGGATGTAGTGGTATATTGACTAGTTTATGTCAGTTTAACACAGACTAGAGTTCTCtctctgagaagagggagcctcaactgaggagAAAACCAGTAGATTGGCATGTGGGCAAGTCTGGTACATTTTCTTTTGGGCCCAGTTCTTtatgggcagtgccacctctgggctggtggtcctggttatataggaaagcaggccaagctagccatggggagcaaaccagtaagcaacgCTCCTCTGTGGCTTTTGCTTTAGTtcatgcctccaggttcttgccctgacttctcttggCAATGTACTGTTACTGGAAGTGGaacatgaaataaacctttttctcccccaagttgcttttggtcacggtattTTGTTTTATCACCTAATAGAATTTTGTTTTATCAccgtaatagaaaccctaagataagtGTCAGTGTGCTTTTGGTGGCAGGGAGTCTGGGCAGAATGGCTCCTAGGGTGCTGGCCAGGGCGAGGTTGTGAATGGAGGTAGGACAGCTGTTGGCCCGGTGAGAGAATAGACAGTCTGTAGGTGCAGAGTCACCCTCCTAGGTGAGGGTGTGGGTGCAGGAGGCGGTGGTGGGGCTGGAGTACTTTTGTAATTACTAAAGACTGATGAGAATTAAGTGATTGTTGGGTGTTATGGTACACGCCTTTAgttcacagcactcaggaggcagaggcaggtggatctctgaattgaggccaaccaaggctacaagagaccctgtctcaaaaagaaaaagtcatctAGACACTTCCTGTGTGAGTCTGATGACTGAGCTCAATCTTTAGCACCTGCAATAAAGGAGACAGCACTGTCCTCAACACTGTGGTGTCATGGCCCTCATACACTGgaataatggggggggggggggaagatctAGAATATTGGGCAGTTACAGTTAGGCAGGTGACTAGAGTCTAAGTTTATGAAGTGGTAAAAAATGTGTATATTCTAAACTATCCCAGGAAAACCACTGGTTATCGTTTGAAACTACAGTGTCCCCAAAGGCTGTGTCTGAGTAGCTGGTCCCCTAGTGGTTGGTACAGGTGCTTTGTgggagctttttttgtttttcttatcaaAGGTGGTGGTCCTGACTAGGGCCTTATTCCTCGGGCATCCTCTTCCCCCTTGTGCCAACTAGCCAATCAGATTGTAAAGTTGAGCCCACGAATGAAATCAGTCATGACCTGAGTCTGGGATAAAGGACAGGAGGGCTTGTCCATGTGTACTCAGCCCCATTTGGGTTGTGGTGCACCTGTTTTTACAAAAACACAAGTCCTTCGTTGAATTACTTTGACGGTATGTGTTCCTTCGTGCAACACTGAAATTATTTCCTAACAGCATGGCTGGCAGAGAAGGGACATTAAGATGGTCCTTGAGGGTTGTAGCCTAC of Peromyscus maniculatus bairdii isolate BWxNUB_F1_BW_parent chromosome 4, HU_Pman_BW_mat_3.1, whole genome shotgun sequence contains these proteins:
- the Surf6 gene encoding surfeit locus protein 6 codes for the protein MHAASGGPESRGNRRAWRQPWSPAMASLQAKDTYLQNLAKKICAQPGPERRRSEWAVRTKRLEAAGPPKKKRKKTQKKSQEQGQKATEHKTKPVGQTAPTSSRAKKPTVSKQEKNSSAPESPEESQVTAPDSVFALDFLRQRLHEKIQLARGQGSTKELSAATLEKRQRRKQERERKKRKRKELRAKEKAAKAEKKEEPAEAPPEVACKEPQESGLIFNKVEVTEDEPASKAQRKKEKRQKVKGNLTPLTGRNYRQLLERLQARQDRLEELRDQDAGKARELEAKMKWTNLLYKAEGVKIRDNEQLLQEALKRKEKRKAQRQRRWEKRSEHVVEKMQQRQDRRRQNLRKKKAARAEQRLQKARKKGRVLPQDLERAGLS